A single window of Sphaerodactylus townsendi isolate TG3544 linkage group LG05, MPM_Stown_v2.3, whole genome shotgun sequence DNA harbors:
- the YIPF1 gene encoding protein YIPF1: protein MATVDDLKFQEFDDAANLLAANPDAVTISIDEPSEKPKKKHGHRQDSGREEDDELLGTDDSDKTELLAGQKKSAPFWTFDYYQTFFDVDTYQVLDRIKGSVFPVPGKNFVRLYIRSNPDLYGPFWICATLVFAIAISGNLSKFFIRFGDPSYLYVPEFRKVSIAATAIYAYAWLVPLALWGFLMWRNNKVMNIVSYSFLEIVCVYGYSLFIYIPAAILWIIPLKAVRWVLVAFALCLSGSVLAMTFWPAVRDDNRRIAVATIVTVVLLHALLAVGCLAYFFDDPEVVASSPTVTLPHNLTTKAQ from the exons ATGGCAACCGTGGATGACCTTAAGTTTCAAG aatttGATGATGCAGCCAACTTGTTGGCAGCAAATCCAGATGCTGTCACAATAAGCATCGATGAGCCTAGTGAGAAACCAAAGAAGAAGCATGGACATCGGCAAgactctgggagagaagaggatGACGAACTGTTGGGGACAGACGATTCTGATAAAACTGAG TTGCTTGCTGGACAGAAGAAAAGTGCCCCCTTCTGGACATTTGATTATTACCAAACATTTTTTGATGTGGATACATACCAG GTCCTGGATAGAATCAAAGGTTCTGTTTTTCCAGTACCAGGGAAGAACTTTGTAAGACTGTACATACGAAGTAATCCTGACCTTTATG GTCCTTTCTGGATATGTGCAACATTAGTCTTTGCCATTGCTATTAGTGGCAATCTTTCAAAATTTTTCATCCGTTTTGGTGACCCTTCTTACCTTTATGTGCCTGAATTCAGAAAAG TCTCCATAGCTGCTACAGCTATCTATGCTTATGCGTGGCTGGTTCCTCTGGCACTCTGGGGATTCCTTATGTGGAGAAACAACAAAGTTATGAACATTGTCTCCTACTCATTTCTTGAGATTGTGTGTGTTTACGGCTATTCactcttcatttatatcccagctGCG ATTTTGTGGATCATTCCACTGAAAGCTGTCCGGTGGGTTTTGGTGGCATTTGCTCTGTGTCTTTCAGGATCTGTTTTAGCAATGACATTTTGGCCTGCTGTTAGAGATGATAATCGAAGGATTGCAGTGGCTACCATTGTGACAGTTGTACTACTCCATGCCTTGCTTGCTGTTGGTTGCTTG GCCTACTTTTTTGATGATCCAGAAGTAG